In the Acidobacteriota bacterium genome, one interval contains:
- a CDS encoding prepilin-type N-terminal cleavage/methylation domain-containing protein, which yields MKIARSGFTLIEIMVVLILMAIAGVLAFPEVRRMYDQARVDASAREVATFLKLAKNRALSEQVAMGVLIEPGARSLRLLKEDGSEVQKLVLAEDIEIPRVVVDRQPDEVEGDQPEDEDQAEQERMPLVWFYPDGRCSGVALVLKQKAGREFRLKTDVLTGVTRIFKSSDEGFKDEVFKP from the coding sequence ATGAAGATCGCCCGGTCGGGCTTCACCCTCATCGAGATCATGGTGGTCCTCATCCTGATGGCCATCGCGGGGGTGCTGGCTTTCCCGGAGGTCCGACGGATGTACGACCAGGCCCGGGTGGACGCGTCGGCCCGGGAAGTGGCCACCTTCCTGAAGCTGGCCAAGAACCGGGCCCTCAGCGAGCAGGTGGCCATGGGCGTCCTCATCGAGCCGGGGGCCCGGTCGCTGCGGCTGCTCAAGGAGGACGGCTCCGAGGTTCAGAAACTGGTCCTCGCCGAGGACATCGAGATCCCCCGGGTCGTCGTCGACCGCCAGCCGGACGAGGTCGAGGGCGACCAGCCCGAGGACGAGGACCAGGCGGAACAGGAGCGGATGCCGCTGGTCTGGTTCTACCCGGACGGGCGGTGTTCCGGGGTGGCCCTGGTCCTCAAGCAGAAAGCCGGGAGGGAGTTCCGGCTCAAGACGGACGTCCTGACGGGCGTGACCCGGATCTTCAAGTCCAGCGACGAAGGGTTCAAAGACGAGGTGTTCAAACCATGA
- the gspG gene encoding type II secretion system major pseudopilin GspG, whose protein sequence is MNRKGFSLIELMVVLIILGLIAAIVIPRTGLFTKKGSIQAAKQQITALKAALEAFRADMGRYPSSDEGLKALIENPDPNNTNFEQNGYLDKKKIPKDPWTNDYIYKSPGDHNTDYDISSKGPDGQAGTNDDINSWE, encoded by the coding sequence ATGAACCGCAAGGGTTTCAGCCTGATCGAGCTGATGGTGGTCCTGATCATCCTGGGCCTCATCGCCGCCATTGTCATCCCCCGGACGGGTCTCTTCACGAAGAAAGGCTCCATCCAGGCGGCCAAGCAGCAGATCACCGCCCTCAAGGCCGCGCTGGAGGCGTTCCGGGCCGACATGGGGCGCTACCCCTCCTCCGACGAGGGCCTCAAGGCCCTGATCGAGAACCCCGATCCCAACAACACCAACTTCGAACAGAACGGCTACCTGGACAAGAAGAAGATCCCCAAGGACCCCTGGACCAACGACTACATCTACAAGTCGCCCGGCGACCACAACACCGACTACGACATCAGCTCCAAGGGGCCTGACGGCCAGGCGGGGACCAACGACGACATCAACTCCTGGGAGTGA
- a CDS encoding type II secretion system F family protein has translation MAEYSYKAVTPEGKAVEGSLDAENERAVLGKLQDLGYFPIRVSAGKDAQESAFGFRFGQKKKVKVKDLLHFTGELNTLLRSGLPLDRSLMILEELSEKTVFREIVHDIIKKIKGGKSLSDAMAEHPEAFPKVYVNMMKAGEAGGIIPQVLSELTAYLERTEELRSYLVSALIYPCIVVLMMVVSVLVMFFFVIPKFASVFDGTTMPVPMAMQFLLGISNFASSWWWAFLAVFIVLGISAWQFRVSPKGRRVWDEKVLKLPLFGKLMNRIEVARFSRTLGTLLQSAVPMVSALTLVKEVVRNQVVANALEPIKSGVKKGEGLTGPMKKTGIFPPLALHLIEVGEETGNLSAMMLQAADVFEKEVRVEIKRLINLLEPFLILLMGVMVGAIVLTMVNSIFSIGDIPT, from the coding sequence ATGGCGGAATATTCCTACAAAGCGGTGACGCCCGAGGGCAAGGCGGTCGAGGGTTCCCTCGACGCGGAGAACGAGCGGGCCGTCCTCGGCAAGCTGCAGGACCTCGGCTACTTCCCCATCCGGGTCTCCGCGGGGAAGGACGCGCAGGAGTCGGCGTTCGGCTTCCGCTTCGGCCAGAAGAAGAAGGTCAAGGTCAAGGACCTGCTCCACTTCACGGGGGAACTCAACACCCTGCTGCGCTCCGGCCTCCCGCTTGACCGCAGCCTGATGATCCTGGAGGAGCTGTCGGAGAAAACGGTCTTCCGGGAGATCGTCCACGACATCATCAAGAAGATCAAGGGCGGGAAGTCGCTCTCCGACGCCATGGCCGAGCACCCCGAGGCCTTCCCCAAGGTCTACGTCAACATGATGAAGGCGGGCGAGGCCGGGGGGATCATCCCGCAGGTCCTCTCCGAGCTGACGGCTTACCTGGAACGGACGGAGGAACTCCGGTCCTACCTCGTCTCCGCCCTGATCTACCCCTGCATCGTGGTGCTCATGATGGTGGTCTCGGTCCTGGTGATGTTCTTCTTCGTCATCCCGAAGTTCGCCTCGGTCTTCGACGGCACCACCATGCCGGTCCCCATGGCCATGCAGTTTCTCCTGGGAATCAGCAACTTCGCGTCGTCCTGGTGGTGGGCGTTCCTGGCCGTCTTCATCGTCCTCGGGATCTCCGCCTGGCAGTTCCGGGTGTCCCCCAAGGGGCGCCGCGTCTGGGACGAGAAGGTCCTCAAGCTCCCGCTCTTCGGCAAACTGATGAACCGGATCGAGGTGGCCCGTTTCAGCCGGACCCTGGGCACCCTGCTGCAGAGCGCGGTCCCCATGGTCAGCGCCCTCACCCTGGTGAAGGAGGTCGTCCGGAACCAGGTGGTCGCCAACGCCCTGGAGCCCATCAAGAGCGGGGTCAAGAAAGGCGAGGGGCTCACGGGGCCCATGAAGAAGACCGGGATCTTCCCGCCCCTGGCCCTGCACCTCATCGAGGTGGGCGAGGAGACCGGCAACCTCTCGGCGATGATGCTCCAGGCCGCCGACGTGTTCGAGAAGGAGGTCCGCGTGGAGATCAAGCGTCTCATCAACCTCCTCGAGCCCTTCCTGATCCTCCTGATGGGCGTGATGGTCGGCGCCATCGTCCTCACCATGGTCAATTCCATCTTCAGCATCGGCGATATCCCCACATGA
- the gspE gene encoding type II secretion system ATPase GspE, with protein MISPENLRTALNLQKENPQGEKLGKILVSLGYISEKDLLRELSLQLEIPLLNPEMIPAVPVIEDAFSLNFMKFNKFVPIHFDEGLLSIACVYPNDYALVNTIRQLTQHEIKTYLAGEAEISDLVEKLYGTGGTDVERIMDGFQGDDMDMLGENADIEHLKDLASEAPVIRLVNLFMQKAVEVGASDIHVEPFEKEFKVRFRIDGILHDIESPPKQLKAAIISRIKLMSKLNIAERRLPQDGRIKLRLLGKEIDLRVSTLPTLYGESVVLRILDKGTSRQYEMTKLGFQPDIMRMVDDLIHRPYGMFLVTGPTGSGKSTSLYCCLSRINLPDKKIITIEDPVEYQIEGVNQIHVNPQIGLTFASGLRSIVRQDPDVIMVGEIRDLETAEIAIRAALTGHLVFSTLHTNDAPGAITRLVDMGAEDYLLASSILGVLAQRLVRVICDDCKEAYRPEARLLKQFGFPPDAVFYSGKGCPTCSKTGYRGRIGIFEMMPMTEEIRHLTVTNAPASEIRKTAVEQGMRTLQEDGFHKVLQGATTLAEVLRVTQET; from the coding sequence ATGATCTCCCCCGAGAACCTCAGGACGGCCCTCAACCTGCAGAAGGAGAACCCCCAGGGCGAAAAGCTCGGCAAGATCCTGGTCAGCCTGGGGTACATCTCCGAGAAGGACCTGCTCAGGGAGCTGAGCCTGCAGCTGGAGATCCCGCTCCTCAACCCGGAGATGATCCCCGCCGTGCCGGTCATCGAGGATGCCTTCAGTCTTAACTTCATGAAATTCAACAAGTTCGTCCCCATCCACTTCGACGAGGGACTCCTGAGCATCGCCTGCGTCTACCCCAACGACTACGCCCTGGTGAACACCATCCGCCAGCTGACGCAGCACGAGATCAAGACCTACCTCGCCGGGGAGGCGGAAATCTCCGACCTGGTGGAGAAACTCTACGGGACCGGCGGCACCGACGTCGAGCGCATCATGGACGGCTTCCAGGGCGACGACATGGACATGCTGGGCGAGAACGCCGACATCGAGCACCTCAAGGACCTCGCCTCGGAAGCCCCGGTCATCCGCCTGGTCAACCTCTTCATGCAGAAGGCGGTGGAGGTCGGCGCCAGCGACATCCACGTGGAGCCCTTCGAGAAGGAGTTCAAGGTCCGGTTCCGCATCGACGGGATCCTCCACGACATCGAGTCCCCGCCGAAGCAGCTCAAGGCGGCCATCATCTCGCGCATCAAGCTGATGTCCAAGCTCAACATCGCCGAGCGGCGCCTCCCCCAGGACGGCCGGATCAAGCTGCGCCTGCTGGGGAAGGAGATCGACCTCCGCGTCTCCACCCTCCCCACGCTCTACGGCGAGAGCGTGGTCCTGCGCATCCTCGACAAGGGGACCTCCCGCCAGTACGAGATGACGAAGCTCGGCTTCCAGCCCGACATCATGCGGATGGTGGACGACCTCATCCACCGCCCCTACGGCATGTTCCTGGTGACGGGCCCCACCGGGAGCGGCAAGTCCACGAGCCTCTACTGCTGCCTGAGCCGGATCAACCTGCCCGACAAGAAGATCATCACCATCGAGGACCCGGTCGAGTACCAGATCGAGGGGGTCAACCAGATCCACGTCAACCCCCAGATCGGGCTGACGTTCGCCAGCGGTTTGCGCTCCATCGTCCGCCAGGACCCCGACGTCATCATGGTGGGCGAGATCCGCGACCTCGAGACGGCGGAGATCGCCATCCGGGCCGCCCTCACCGGGCACCTGGTCTTCTCGACCCTGCACACCAACGACGCGCCGGGCGCCATCACCCGCCTCGTGGACATGGGCGCCGAGGACTACCTGCTGGCCTCGTCCATCCTGGGCGTTCTGGCCCAGCGCCTGGTGCGCGTGATCTGCGACGACTGCAAGGAGGCCTACCGGCCCGAGGCCCGGCTGCTGAAGCAGTTCGGTTTCCCCCCCGACGCGGTGTTCTACTCGGGGAAGGGGTGTCCCACGTGCTCCAAGACGGGGTACCGGGGACGGATCGGCATCTTCGAGATGATGCCCATGACCGAGGAGATCCGGCACCTCACCGTCACCAACGCCCCGGCGTCGGAGATCCGGAAGACGGCCGTCGAGCAGGGGATGCGGACGCTCCAGGAGGACGGCTTCCACAAGGTCCTCCAGGGCGCCACCACCCTGGCGGAAGTGCTCCGCGTCACGCAGGAAACCTGA